One window of Methanothermobacter tenebrarum genomic DNA carries:
- a CDS encoding NAD-dependent epimerase/dehydratase family protein has translation MEDIKVYDGKCVLVTGGAGCIGSNLSRRLGEAGAHVIILDNLSSGYEWNIPVMENIEFIRGDILDDEILKRVYKERPDYVFHLAAHFANQNSVDHPEEDLLVNGLGTLKVLEYAQLIGVERFIYSSSGCGVYGLDSKIPFKEDDISISLHTPYQVTKLLGELYTNYFHNLYDLPIVNARFFNVYGPGEVPGKYRNVIPNFFYWAMNNQPLPITGDGTETRDWTFVDDIINGLIAMGAREKAIGEAINLGSGEEHQVIEMANIINELTGNKAGIVYKPRREWDAKTRLLSSIEKAKKLLDYEPMTTFREGLEKTHQWFKENWELIQESAEF, from the coding sequence ATGGAAGATATCAAAGTATATGATGGTAAATGCGTGCTTGTAACAGGAGGCGCTGGTTGCATTGGCAGCAACCTCTCAAGGCGACTCGGCGAAGCCGGGGCGCATGTGATAATCCTGGATAACCTATCATCAGGTTATGAGTGGAATATCCCAGTAATGGAGAATATAGAATTCATAAGAGGGGATATACTCGATGATGAGATCCTGAAAAGAGTCTACAAGGAAAGACCAGATTATGTTTTCCACCTCGCAGCCCACTTCGCCAACCAGAACAGTGTAGACCACCCCGAGGAGGACCTGCTAGTTAATGGACTCGGCACCCTGAAAGTCCTAGAATACGCCCAGCTCATCGGCGTTGAACGCTTCATCTATTCATCATCCGGCTGCGGCGTCTACGGCCTAGACTCCAAGATACCATTCAAAGAAGATGACATTTCAATCTCACTACACACACCATACCAGGTGACAAAACTCCTAGGAGAATTATACACCAACTACTTCCACAACCTCTATGACCTCCCAATAGTCAATGCAAGATTCTTCAACGTCTACGGACCAGGAGAAGTCCCAGGGAAATACCGGAACGTCATACCAAACTTCTTCTACTGGGCCATGAACAACCAACCCCTACCAATAACCGGAGACGGTACAGAGACAAGGGACTGGACATTCGTAGATGATATAATAAACGGTCTAATAGCCATGGGAGCCCGCGAAAAAGCAATAGGAGAAGCCATAAACCTAGGATCTGGAGAAGAACACCAGGTAATAGAAATGGCCAACATCATCAATGAACTCACAGGAAACAAGGCAGGTATAGTTTACAAGCCGAGAAGAGAATGGGATGCTAAAACCCGCCTACTATCATCCATAGAAAAGGCAAAAAAACTCCTAGATTATGAGCCAATGACAACATTCAGGGAAGGATTAGAGAAAACCCACCAATGGTTCAAGGAAAACTGGGAACTCATACAAGAAAGCGCTGAATTCTAG
- a CDS encoding glycosyltransferase → MKILLIQESDWIARNPHQQHHLIDRLSLRGHRIKVIDYPIDWRKNEPRGLIYPRRLFKGAWKVKPEAKIDVIRPSILKLPILDYLSIPITHSLEIKKQIQKFKPDIIVGFGIINTYIGLKEAKKRGIPFVYYPIDVLYTLIPEKTLQAIGRWLMKKILRSADLVITINKRLRQLMIEMGANPHDTIVIEAGIDLEKFNPSLDGSKIRKKYNIKDDEILLFFMGYLYEFSGLKELALEMAKKNHPRIKLMIVGEGDAYNDLKNIKDENGLKNLILVGSQPYDRIPEFLAAADICILPARREEKIMQDIVPIKIYEYLAMAKPVIATGFPGIKMEFGEDNGIHYIEKPEDVLTVASELATGDLQGEGMKGRRFVESNDWEVITDKFEETLKKLVI, encoded by the coding sequence ATGAAAATACTCCTAATACAAGAATCCGATTGGATCGCAAGAAACCCCCACCAACAACACCACCTCATTGACCGTCTAAGCCTCAGAGGACACAGGATAAAAGTCATAGACTACCCCATCGATTGGAGGAAAAACGAGCCAAGGGGACTCATCTACCCCAGGAGGCTCTTCAAGGGCGCTTGGAAGGTTAAACCAGAGGCCAAAATCGACGTGATAAGACCCAGCATATTAAAATTGCCAATCCTAGATTACCTCTCAATACCCATCACCCACAGCCTAGAGATAAAAAAACAAATCCAAAAATTCAAACCAGACATCATAGTAGGATTCGGGATAATCAACACTTACATAGGATTAAAAGAGGCCAAAAAAAGGGGCATACCATTTGTATATTATCCCATTGACGTCCTATACACGCTCATCCCAGAGAAGACCCTACAGGCCATTGGCAGATGGCTGATGAAAAAGATTCTAAGATCCGCAGACCTCGTGATCACTATAAACAAGCGGCTAAGACAATTAATGATAGAAATGGGCGCGAACCCCCATGATACGATAGTCATAGAAGCCGGTATAGACCTTGAAAAGTTCAACCCCAGCCTAGACGGGTCCAAAATAAGAAAAAAATACAATATAAAGGATGATGAAATACTATTATTCTTCATGGGCTACCTCTATGAATTCTCAGGTTTAAAAGAATTAGCCCTTGAAATGGCCAAGAAGAACCACCCACGGATTAAACTCATGATAGTGGGTGAAGGCGACGCCTACAATGACCTCAAGAATATAAAGGACGAAAACGGCCTCAAAAACCTTATACTCGTGGGGAGCCAACCCTATGATAGGATACCTGAGTTCTTAGCGGCGGCTGACATCTGCATACTACCAGCCCGCAGAGAAGAGAAGATAATGCAAGATATCGTGCCGATAAAAATCTACGAGTATCTTGCAATGGCCAAACCAGTTATAGCCACAGGATTCCCAGGTATAAAAATGGAGTTCGGCGAAGACAATGGAATACACTACATAGAAAAACCAGAGGACGTGCTCACAGTAGCCAGCGAACTTGCAACTGGCGACCTCCAAGGTGAAGGGATGAAAGGTAGAAGGTTTGTTGAATCCAACGACTGGGAGGTCATAACGGACAAATTCGAAGAAACACTTAAAAAATTAGTGATTTAA
- a CDS encoding MBL fold metallo-hydrolase, protein MTGGLRIDNLEGKNIHIDPGPGALIRSYQFGLNPRRLDAIIVSHSHTDHYTDAEVLIEAMTRGMTRSKGTVIGSLSVIKGYKDWGPCISKYHLSKTENIILEDGETTKLDNIKITATKTIHGDPTCIGFKFQTPRITISYTSDTAYFNELGSYHRGADVLIASVIRPDNEHIRGHMCSDDFKLLIENVKPKLAIMTHLGMKMIFNDPDGEALRVQEDTDTRVIAARDGMCIDLEQLTDHQLTLDDYGYRGAPVAQSGRARDS, encoded by the coding sequence ATGACCGGCGGTTTAAGGATAGACAACCTCGAGGGTAAAAACATCCATATAGACCCCGGACCAGGAGCATTGATAAGATCATATCAATTCGGCCTAAACCCCCGAAGACTAGACGCTATAATAGTATCACATTCACACACTGACCATTACACAGACGCTGAAGTTCTCATCGAAGCCATGACAAGGGGGATGACCAGAAGCAAGGGGACAGTAATAGGGAGCCTCAGCGTCATAAAAGGTTACAAGGATTGGGGTCCTTGCATATCCAAGTATCATCTAAGCAAAACAGAAAACATAATACTAGAGGATGGTGAGACAACAAAACTAGACAATATAAAGATCACAGCCACAAAAACCATACATGGGGACCCCACATGTATAGGTTTCAAGTTCCAAACCCCAAGGATAACTATATCATATACATCAGACACGGCCTATTTCAATGAACTCGGCTCATATCATCGTGGAGCCGACGTCCTAATAGCAAGTGTTATAAGACCGGATAATGAACATATAAGGGGGCATATGTGCTCAGATGATTTCAAACTCCTCATAGAGAATGTGAAACCCAAACTTGCAATAATGACCCACCTTGGCATGAAGATGATATTTAACGATCCAGATGGTGAAGCCCTCAGAGTACAGGAAGATACAGATACGAGGGTCATAGCTGCAAGGGATGGAATGTGCATAGACTTGGAACAGTTAACAGATCATCAGTTAACCTTGGACGATTATGGTTACAGGGGGGCCCCGGTAGCTCAGTCTGGTAGAGCGCGGGACTCGTAA
- a CDS encoding DUF2121 domain-containing protein — MSLIITYVSSKGCVIIGDRRKIAYLGSAQNRRELERELYEGNIKTEEELRSRAEQLGITLNITDDARKVRSIGDIVVGEVSFKTPFEAKRRRIYATTGAYQVIELIGSNITKFEKGESSIVIFGNKITKKLASKLLKKYWKKKTSLKEVSKLLKRVLEEVAARTPTISPEYDMYIKTPRLDKREAHRLLRETILRDVKTLQKWRAKLQRELIKRSEQIKMASKIIKEGKVGQVINIDNDKIEVKLAPNVEAFNIKWKRVAKPGENVLMLKEKPGKVNVGDLVVIEDENLQIKDKKIPLQCNVILCRT; from the coding sequence ATGAGCCTTATAATAACCTATGTGAGTAGTAAAGGCTGTGTAATAATAGGTGACAGGAGAAAAATAGCATACCTGGGGAGCGCCCAGAATAGAAGGGAACTCGAAAGGGAATTATATGAGGGTAATATCAAAACAGAGGAGGAACTGAGAAGTAGGGCCGAGCAACTTGGCATAACATTAAATATAACAGATGATGCCAGGAAGGTTCGAAGCATCGGAGACATTGTAGTAGGTGAAGTGAGCTTTAAAACACCCTTCGAGGCTAAGAGAAGGAGAATATACGCCACTACAGGAGCATACCAGGTGATAGAACTTATAGGATCCAATATAACCAAGTTTGAGAAGGGTGAGAGTTCCATTGTAATATTCGGGAATAAGATAACAAAAAAACTCGCCAGCAAACTACTAAAGAAATATTGGAAGAAAAAAACAAGCCTAAAAGAAGTCTCAAAACTCCTAAAGAGAGTATTAGAAGAGGTCGCGGCCAGGACACCAACCATAAGCCCAGAATATGACATGTACATAAAAACTCCAAGGTTAGATAAAAGAGAAGCTCACAGACTGCTCAGAGAAACCATTCTAAGGGATGTGAAAACACTCCAAAAATGGAGGGCCAAATTACAAAGGGAACTCATAAAAAGGAGTGAACAGATAAAAATGGCATCAAAGATAATCAAGGAAGGGAAAGTTGGACAAGTGATAAACATAGACAATGACAAAATCGAGGTAAAATTAGCCCCCAATGTAGAAGCCTTCAACATAAAATGGAAAAGGGTCGCCAAACCCGGGGAAAACGTGCTAATGCTAAAAGAAAAACCTGGAAAAGTCAACGTGGGCGATCTCGTCGTTATAGAGGATGAAAACCTGCAAATAAAAGATAAAAAAATCCCACTACAATGTAACGTTATACTCTGCAGAACATGA
- a CDS encoding thioredoxin domain-containing protein has translation MEHENALIKEKSPYLLQHAHDLVDWLPWGEEAFKMAKRDDKPIFLSIGYSTCHWCHVMARESFNDPIVAKLINETFVPVKVDREERPDIDNIYMNACQLLTGTGGWPLTIFLTPDGRPFFAGTYFPKETSQGMPGLKEIILKTGELWEKKPEDIDNAATEITMAIKRMNAPTQPHEIQERIIDVGFEELEKAFDHENGGFGSSQKFPLPNHLYFLLRYGLLKEKKALEMVELTLDKMRLGGIYDHIGYGFHRYTIDPKWRIPHFEKMLYDQALMAIAYLEAYQTLGKELYKETAEEIFEYVIREMRSPEGGFYSAEDAESEGEEGKFYLWTMEELREILDSHLLCEFFNAKKEGNIPDETGKPSGENILYMKNIPEKFAEEKGIDPTEFLKKLEEGRRKLFNYRSQRSPPNKDDKILTDWNGLMIAAFARGYRIIGDKRYLKASKDALGFIMEKLYKNGRLMHRYRDGESAIWGNLDDYAFLIWGILELYDATFDEEYIKLALELSEELNRHFKDEENGGFFFTADYSDSLLIRKKEASDSATPSGNSVHALNLLRLGSILEDETLTKISEDIIKSFAAKIKRIPIAYTLLLVGAHWHQKGGSSLVIAAKTKSCIPNKLKSTFIPYLTITLKLEDSDWSFAPETLRNKKVLNECTYYLCKDKTCHPPTQDPETIIDILTK, from the coding sequence ATGGAACACGAAAACGCCCTTATAAAAGAGAAGAGCCCATATCTTCTACAACACGCCCACGACCTCGTGGATTGGCTTCCATGGGGCGAAGAGGCGTTTAAGATGGCTAAAAGGGATGATAAGCCGATATTCCTGTCAATAGGCTACTCCACATGTCACTGGTGCCATGTAATGGCCAGAGAATCATTCAACGACCCCATAGTCGCCAAACTCATCAACGAAACATTCGTACCAGTCAAAGTAGACCGGGAAGAAAGACCAGACATTGACAATATTTACATGAACGCCTGCCAACTTCTAACAGGTACAGGAGGCTGGCCACTCACAATATTCCTAACACCCGATGGTAGACCATTCTTCGCAGGCACATACTTCCCAAAAGAGACAAGCCAGGGCATGCCAGGCCTGAAAGAGATCATATTAAAAACTGGGGAACTTTGGGAAAAAAAGCCAGAAGACATAGACAATGCCGCCACAGAGATCACCATGGCCATCAAGAGGATGAACGCCCCCACCCAACCACACGAAATCCAAGAGAGGATAATAGATGTGGGATTCGAGGAATTAGAAAAGGCATTCGACCATGAAAACGGGGGTTTCGGGTCTTCACAGAAATTCCCACTACCAAACCACCTCTACTTCCTACTAAGGTACGGTCTTTTAAAAGAAAAAAAAGCCCTAGAAATGGTTGAACTAACCCTTGATAAAATGCGCCTAGGGGGCATCTACGACCATATAGGCTATGGTTTCCACCGTTACACCATAGACCCCAAATGGAGGATACCCCACTTCGAAAAGATGCTCTACGACCAGGCTCTAATGGCCATAGCATACCTTGAAGCCTACCAGACACTGGGAAAAGAACTCTACAAGGAAACAGCAGAGGAAATATTCGAATATGTTATAAGGGAGATGAGATCCCCAGAAGGCGGGTTCTACTCAGCTGAGGACGCGGAAAGCGAAGGAGAAGAAGGCAAATTTTATCTCTGGACCATGGAAGAACTAAGAGAAATTCTAGATTCTCATTTACTCTGCGAATTCTTCAATGCCAAAAAAGAGGGCAACATACCAGATGAAACCGGAAAACCCTCAGGAGAAAACATCCTCTATATGAAGAATATCCCAGAAAAATTCGCAGAAGAAAAGGGTATAGACCCCACCGAATTCCTAAAGAAACTTGAAGAGGGGAGAAGAAAACTCTTCAATTACAGATCCCAGAGAAGCCCACCCAATAAAGATGATAAGATCCTCACAGACTGGAATGGGCTCATGATAGCAGCCTTCGCAAGGGGCTATAGGATAATAGGGGATAAAAGGTACCTGAAGGCAAGTAAGGATGCTCTAGGATTTATCATGGAAAAACTCTATAAAAACGGGAGATTAATGCACCGTTACAGGGACGGTGAAAGTGCAATATGGGGCAACCTCGATGATTACGCCTTCCTCATCTGGGGGATACTAGAATTATATGATGCAACCTTCGATGAAGAATACATAAAACTCGCCCTTGAACTATCAGAGGAACTAAACAGACACTTCAAAGATGAAGAGAATGGGGGATTCTTTTTCACGGCAGATTACTCTGATAGTCTTTTAATCAGGAAAAAAGAGGCCTCTGATAGTGCAACACCATCGGGTAATTCTGTCCATGCACTAAACCTGCTAAGGCTAGGGAGCATACTAGAAGATGAAACCCTGACCAAAATTTCAGAAGATATCATAAAATCATTCGCAGCCAAGATTAAACGAATACCTATCGCCTACACCCTACTTTTAGTAGGGGCCCACTGGCACCAAAAAGGTGGTAGCAGTCTAGTTATAGCAGCCAAGACAAAATCGTGCATACCCAACAAACTAAAAAGTACATTTATACCCTACCTTACAATAACCCTTAAACTAGAAGACAGCGACTGGTCATTCGCACCAGAAACATTAAGAAATAAGAAAGTACTCAACGAATGCACCTATTACCTATGCAAGGATAAAACCTGCCACCCACCAACACAAGATCCGGAAACCATAATAGATATCCTAACCAAATAA
- a CDS encoding heavy metal translocating P-type ATPase, which produces METSKKRLIICTLLTIAIILLVRSNLGYWSILPSSIIFFYGSYPFFKDTIRELKNKNLGSMSLTIIAITIAYLYIILTPQTGTIPIELAIIIIIILAGRWLGTKLTEKIKEPLEGPMNSIPVNTRIIENGKVKEAPTETIRPGDLILVKTGERIPTDGTIIKGSTIIHPTIKNIIEKTPGEKVTASSINIKNPILIEALTTSKGSFIHQIIKLLKRKDKTRIQESADKTASALIIIVIAVAILTFLHWNKNITALQHAITVLIAASPHAIRLAAPTATLAATIISAKDGIIIKNRRSYETARQIDTIVFNKTGTLTMGEFKVTDIISLDDEIDEGDIINYAAAIESKSQHPIAKGIKEVAKDPIPVKKSKQIPGKGIKGYVGDTKIQVTSYKHIKDLGFQVNPEILKMIDQGKTLAFIIINDELKGCIGLSDKIKKEAKKTIKNLQDKGIKCIMLTGDNKKVAEPIAKELGLDEYHAELTNKEKAEKIEKMQKEGLKVAMIGQADDAPALKQADLGIATGTGHRLDIEGADIIIPWGKLSDVPRILEIATATHNKIKENLAWAAIYNMITIPLATGILYQQINPPIGAALMVLSTIIPILNSKTIIKR; this is translated from the coding sequence ATGGAAACCTCCAAAAAAAGGCTTATAATCTGCACCCTATTAACAATAGCCATAATCCTCCTGGTAAGATCCAACCTAGGATACTGGAGCATACTACCATCCTCCATAATCTTCTTCTATGGAAGCTACCCATTCTTCAAGGACACCATCAGAGAACTAAAAAACAAGAACCTAGGATCCATGAGCCTAACGATTATCGCAATTACAATAGCCTACCTCTACATTATACTCACACCCCAAACAGGAACCATCCCAATAGAACTGGCCATAATCATCATAATAATACTAGCCGGCCGCTGGCTCGGAACAAAATTAACAGAAAAGATAAAAGAACCACTAGAAGGGCCAATGAATAGCATACCCGTTAATACGCGTATTATAGAGAATGGGAAGGTCAAGGAAGCTCCCACAGAAACTATAAGACCAGGAGACCTCATACTAGTAAAAACTGGGGAAAGGATACCAACAGATGGTACAATAATAAAAGGTTCAACCATAATACACCCAACCATTAAAAACATTATAGAGAAGACCCCAGGAGAGAAAGTTACAGCATCATCAATAAACATCAAAAACCCAATACTAATAGAAGCACTGACAACCAGCAAAGGATCATTCATCCACCAGATAATAAAACTCCTAAAAAGAAAAGATAAAACTAGGATACAAGAATCAGCAGACAAAACCGCATCCGCCCTCATAATAATAGTAATTGCAGTGGCAATACTCACATTCCTCCACTGGAATAAAAACATAACCGCACTGCAACATGCCATAACAGTACTCATAGCAGCATCACCACACGCCATCAGATTAGCAGCACCCACCGCAACCCTCGCAGCCACAATAATATCCGCAAAGGATGGTATAATCATAAAAAACAGAAGATCATATGAGACCGCGCGCCAAATAGACACCATAGTATTCAACAAGACGGGAACCCTTACAATGGGCGAATTCAAAGTAACAGATATCATATCATTAGACGACGAAATAGATGAAGGGGACATAATAAACTACGCAGCTGCAATAGAATCCAAAAGCCAACACCCCATAGCAAAGGGTATAAAAGAAGTGGCCAAGGACCCCATACCAGTGAAAAAATCCAAGCAGATCCCAGGAAAAGGCATTAAAGGATACGTTGGAGATACAAAAATCCAAGTCACAAGTTACAAGCACATTAAAGATCTAGGATTCCAAGTAAACCCAGAAATCCTAAAGATGATAGACCAGGGAAAAACACTAGCATTCATAATCATCAACGACGAACTCAAAGGGTGCATCGGACTTTCAGATAAAATAAAAAAAGAGGCGAAGAAGACAATAAAAAACCTACAAGACAAGGGGATAAAATGTATAATGTTAACAGGAGACAATAAAAAAGTCGCCGAACCCATCGCCAAGGAACTTGGACTAGACGAATACCATGCAGAACTCACAAACAAGGAAAAGGCGGAGAAAATCGAGAAAATGCAAAAAGAAGGGTTAAAGGTCGCGATGATAGGCCAGGCTGATGACGCACCAGCCCTAAAACAGGCCGATCTCGGCATAGCAACGGGTACAGGTCATAGACTGGACATTGAAGGCGCCGATATCATCATCCCATGGGGTAAACTATCCGATGTTCCAAGGATACTAGAAATCGCCACAGCCACCCACAATAAGATAAAAGAAAACCTTGCATGGGCAGCCATCTACAACATGATAACAATACCACTCGCCACAGGAATATTATACCAGCAGATAAACCCGCCCATAGGAGCCGCCCTAATGGTTCTAAGCACCATAATCCCAATATTAAACTCCAAAACCATCATAAAGAGGTGA
- the rbr gene encoding rubrerythrin gives MVKTLKNLVKAFIGESQARNRYTFYAKIAKKEGFEQISEIFLITADNEREHAKWLFRMIQELKGADDPITVEAEAPLTLGDTMENLKAAIKGENYEYSEMYPEFADTAEEEGYPDIAKRLKAIAAAEKHHEERYKKLLELVESNKVYKKDKEVTWTCRKCGYTHKGKKPPEKCPSCDHPSRYFQIKCEKY, from the coding sequence ATGGTGAAAACACTTAAGAATCTGGTCAAAGCTTTTATTGGTGAAAGCCAAGCAAGGAACAGATACACATTCTATGCTAAAATAGCTAAAAAGGAAGGATTTGAACAAATTTCAGAAATATTCCTAATAACAGCCGATAATGAAAGAGAACATGCCAAATGGTTATTCCGGATGATACAAGAACTAAAAGGAGCAGATGATCCCATAACAGTGGAAGCGGAAGCCCCACTCACATTAGGAGATACCATGGAGAACCTTAAAGCAGCCATAAAAGGGGAGAATTACGAGTATAGTGAAATGTACCCCGAATTCGCGGATACCGCGGAAGAAGAAGGATACCCAGATATAGCGAAACGCCTAAAAGCCATAGCAGCCGCTGAAAAACACCACGAAGAAAGATACAAAAAACTCCTAGAACTTGTAGAATCCAATAAAGTTTACAAGAAAGACAAAGAAGTCACATGGACCTGTAGAAAATGCGGGTACACACACAAAGGCAAAAAACCGCCTGAAAAATGTCCATCATGCGACCATCCAAGCAGATACTTCCAAATAAAATGTGAAAAATACTAA
- a CDS encoding desulfoferrodoxin produces MTSINQIFRCNICGNIVEVLNPGEGRLVCCDQPMELLLARRTDVGPEKHIPITEETEEGNLKVKVGRTAHPMEKNHHIQWIEILVDDKVLRKTLKPGDKPEATFKEKPTKNIMVRSYCNIHGLWHD; encoded by the coding sequence TTGACGAGTATAAACCAAATATTCAGATGCAACATATGCGGGAACATAGTCGAAGTCCTCAATCCAGGTGAAGGACGCCTAGTATGCTGCGACCAGCCAATGGAACTACTATTAGCAAGACGCACCGACGTCGGCCCAGAAAAACACATACCCATAACAGAGGAAACAGAAGAAGGAAACCTAAAAGTGAAAGTTGGTAGAACAGCCCATCCAATGGAAAAAAACCACCACATCCAATGGATAGAAATCCTAGTAGATGATAAAGTGTTAAGGAAAACCCTCAAACCAGGTGACAAACCAGAGGCAACATTCAAAGAAAAACCAACCAAGAATATCATGGTAAGATCATATTGCAACATACATGGACTATGGCACGATTAA